A stretch of the Argentina anserina chromosome 6, drPotAnse1.1, whole genome shotgun sequence genome encodes the following:
- the LOC126800634 gene encoding beta-galactosidase 1: MIKCAIEYRKKVIALFEESFIKEKACCFGWLGFDVIMGLRLVMWNVVVAALVLVLCSCSASVNASVSYDSRAIVINGQRRILISGSIHYPRSTPEMWPDLIQRAKEGGLDVIQTYVFWNGHEPSPGKYYFEDNYDLVKFIKLVQQAGLYVHLRIGPYVCAEWNFGGFPVWLKYVPGIQFRTDNGPFKDQMQRFTTKIVNMMKAARLFESHGGPIILSQIENEYGPMEYEIGAPGKAYSDWAAQMAVGLKTGVPWVMCKQDDAPDPVINACNGFYCDYFSPNKAYKPKMWTEAWTGWFTEFGGAVPYRPAEDLAFSVAKFIQKGGSFINYYMYHGGTNFGRTAGGPFIATSYDYDAPLDEYGLPRQPKWGHLKDLHRAIKLCEPALVSGDPTVTPLGRYQEAHVFKSNSGACAAFLANYNQRSFAKVAFGNMHYNLPPWSISILPDCKNTVYNTARIGAQSAQMKMPRVPIHGGFSWQAYNDETATYSDTSFTTAGLLEQINTTRDATDYLWYMTDVKIDPSEDFLRSGKYPVLTVLSAGHALRVFINGQLAGTAYGSLETPKLTFNQGVNMRAGINQIALLSIAVGLPNIGPHFETWNAGILGPVILNGLNEGRRDLSWQKWSYKIGLKGEALSLHSLTGSSSVEWTEGSLVAQKQPLTWYKTTFNRPAGNSPLALDMSSMGKGQVWINGRSIGRYWPAYKASGTCGECNYVGTFNEKKCLRNCGEASQRWYHVPRSWLNPAGNLLVVLEEWGGDPNGIFVVRREVDSICADIYEWQPNLMSWKMQVLGRVNKPLRPKAHLSCGPGQKISSIKFASFGTPEGVCGSFREGGCHAHKSYNAFQRSCIGQNSCSVTVSPENFGGDPCPNVMKKLSVEAICS, encoded by the exons ATGATAAAGTGTGCAATAGAATATCGCAAAAAGGTCATTGCTTTGTTTGAGGAGAGCTTCATTAAGGAGAAAGCTTGCTGCTTTGGTTGGTTGGGGTTTGATGTTATTATGGGTTTGAGGCTTGTAATGTGGAATGTGGTGGTAGCAGCCCTGGTGTTGGTGTTGTGTTCTTGTTCTGCTTCTGTGAATGCTTCTGTTTCTTATGATTCCAGGGCTATTGTCATTAATGGCCAGAGAAGGATCCTCATTTCTGGATCTATTCACTACCCAAGAAGCACACCTGAG ATGTGGCCAGATCTTATTCAGAGAGCCAAGGAAGGAGGATTGGATGTGATTCAGACTTATGTTTTCTGGAATGGGCATGAACCTTCACCTGGCAAA TACTATTTTGAGGACAACTATGATCTGGTCAAATTTATCAAGCTGGTACAGCAAGCAGGCCTTTACGTTCATCTCAGGATTGGTCCTTATGTTTGTGCAGAGTGGAACTTTGG GgggtttccagtgtggctGAAATACGTTCCTGGCATCCAGTTCAGAACAGATAATGGACCTTTCAAG GATCAAATGCAAAGATTCACAACGAAGATTGTAAACATGATGAAAGCAGCAAGGCTGTTCGAGTCCCATGGTGGTCCAATAATTCTATCCCAG ATTGAAAATGAGTATGGACCCATGGAATAcgaaattggtgcaccaggTAAAGCCTACTCTGATTGGGCAGCTCAAATGGCTGTTGGACTGAAGACTGGTGTCCCCTGGGTCATGTGCAAACAAGACGATGCTCCTGATCCTGTT ATTAACGCTTGCAATGGCTTCTATTGTGACTACTTTTCTCCAAACAAGGCTTATAAACCAAAGATGTGGACTGAAGCCTGGACTGGGTG GTTTACTGAGTTTGGAGGTGCAGTGCCGTACCGACCAGCTGAGGATTTGGCATTTTCAGTTGCGAAGTTTATACAGAAGGGTGGATCATTCATTAACTATTACATG TACCATGGTGGAACAAATTTTGGGCGAACTGCTGGGGGTCCTTTCATCGCTACCAGTTATGATTATGATGCTCCTCTGGATGAATATG GACTGCCGAGACAACCTAAATGGGGCCATTTGAAAGATCTGCATAGAGCAATAAAGCTGTGTGAACCAGCTCTAGTTTCTGGTGATCCCACTGTTACACCACTCGGAAGGTATCAAGAG GCTCATgtattcaaatcaaactctggAGCTTGTGCTGCATTTCTTGCAAATTACAACCAAAGATCATTTGCAAAAGTGGCATTTGGGAACATGCATTACAACCTGCCTCCTTGGTCTATTAGCATTCTTCCCGACTGCAAGAACACAGTTTACAATACTGCAAGG ATTGGTGCACAAAGTGCACAAATGAAAATGCCCCGTGTTCCTATTCATGGAGGATTCTCTTGGCAGGCTTACAATGACGAAACTGCCACATATAGTGACACATCATTTACCACAGCTGGATTGTTGGAGCAGATAAATACCACTAGAGATGCCACTGATTATTTGTGGTACATGACAGA TGTGAAGATTGATCCCAGTGAAGACTTTTTAAGAAGTGGAAAGTATCCTGTGCTCACTGTCTTATCAGCTGGTCATGCTTTGCGTGTATTCATCAATGGTCAACTTGCAG GAACCGCTTACGGAAGTTTAGAAACCCCAAAACTGACATTTAACCAAGGTGTGAACATGAGAGCTGGTATCAACCAAATTGCTCTTCTCAGCATTGCAGTTGGTCTGCCG AACATTGGGCCACATTTCGAGACATGGAATGCCGGTATTCTTGGCCCAGTCATATTAAATGGTCTTAATGAGGGAAGGAGGGACTTGTCATGGCAGAAATGGTCTTACAAG ATTGGGCTAAAAGGAGAAGCTTTGAGTCTTCATTCGCTGACCGGGAGTTCCTCAGTAGAGTGGACTGAGGGGTCTTTAGTGGCTCAAAAGCAGCCTCTTACATGGTACAAA ACAACTTTCAATAGGCCAGCTGGAAATTCGCCATTGGCTTTAGATATGAGCAGCATGGGCAAAGGTCAAGTATGGATAAATGGCAGGAGTATTGGCCGCTATTGGCCTGCTTATAAAGCATCTGGTACTTGTGGCGAATGCAACTATGTTGGAACATTTAATGAGAAGAAGTGCTTAAGAAACTGTGGGGAGGCTTCTCAGAGATG GTATCATGTTCCGCGGTCATGGCTGAACCCAGCAGGCAACTTGTTGGTTGTGTTAGAAGAGTGGGGAGGCGATCCAAATGGGATATTTGTGGTCAGAAGGGAAGTAGATAGTATATGTGCTGATATTTATGAGTGGCAGCCAAATCTTATGAGTTGGAAAATGCAAGTCTTAGGACGGGTAAATAAACCTCTAAGGCCTAAAGCTCATTTGTCATGCGGCCCTGGCCAGAAAATCTCATCAATAAAGTTTGCTAGCTTCGGAACACCAGAAGGCGTTTGTGGAAGCTTCAGAGAAGGAGGCTGTCATGCTCACAAGTCTTATAATGCTTTTCAAAGG agcTGCATCGGACAGAATTCATGCTCAGTTACTGTATCACCTGAAAATTTTGGAGGGGATCCATGTCCCAATGTCATGAAGAAACTCTCTGTGGAGGCCATTTGCAGCTAA
- the LOC126800635 gene encoding uncharacterized protein LOC126800635 → MSNLYVFVFLLFTFFIAIPFFVFVKLRKTELEQQTQNDVFELESEALIGTTHNENDPTRLDPKGSGSEDEEREVSGGVEKVKKKRRAKKKSSSLHLEKEEMSEKGSSGQVSGSRVKADVVCFYPFTSSTSATQRKIKKQYDELMKCNVSKKLTLSQVGQFATCLVEARNELQLKADAIQRKFTIRKALLYKADRSSFDRLRKQICKLELEQKRLEEDASVYNWLQQQLKLSPAYMKMLEISADTELKTKSSEQMDSKDVDFTEISFEDFLAQEKKDSFWQKSMKSRSCSS, encoded by the exons ATGTCCAATCTATACGTCTtcgtcttcctcctcttcactTTCTTCATCGCAATCCCATTCTTTGTTTTCGTCAAACTGAGGAAAACAGAGCTCGAGCAGCAGACCCAGAACGACGTTTTTGAACTAGAGTCCGAGGCTTTGATTGGGACTACCCACAATGAAAATGACCCGACCCGTTTGGACCCAAAAGGATCGGGCTCCGAGGACGAGGAGAGGGAGGTGTCCGGCGGCGTTGAgaaagtgaagaagaagaggagggcTAAGAAGAAGAGTAGTTCATTACATTTGGAAAAAGAGGAAATGAGTGAGAAGGGGAGTTCGGGTCAGGTTTCGGGTTCTCGGGTCAAGGCTGATGTGGTGTGTTTCTACCCGTTTACATCATCCACTAGTGCTACACAGAGGAAGATCAAGAAGCAATATGATGAGCTTATGAAGTGTAATGTATCCAAGAAATTGACACTCTCTCAG GTTGGACAGTTTGCTACGTGCTTAGTTGAGGCCAGAAATGAGCTGCAGCTCAA GGCTGATGCCATTCAGCGTAAATTCACAATTAGAAAGGCACTACTGTACAAGGCAGATAGATCTTCTTTTGACCGCCTTCGTAAACAG atatgcaagcTAGAATTAGAACAGAAGAGACTGGAAGAGGATGCATCTGTATACAATTGGCTCCAACAACAGCTTAAGCTTTCACCAGCATACATGAAG atgcTTGAAATTAGTGCTGACACGGAGTTGAAGACCAAATCCAGTGAGCAGATGGATAGTAAAGACGTAGATTTTACTGAAATTTCTTTTGAAGATTTCCTGGCACAAGAAAAGAAGGATTCATTCTG GCAGAAAAGCATGAAATCAAGATCATGCTCAAGCTGA
- the LOC126798680 gene encoding senescence-specific cysteine protease SAG39-like, translating into MEFTNLGKCLSLALILVVFGAWSSEATSRTLQDASMYGRFELWLARYGRVYNDINEKEKRFQIFKETVAYVESSNNDASKPYKLSVNQFADLLNEEFIASRNRFKGHECSTKTTSFKYENVTVPATVDWRQKGAVTPVKDQGQCGCCWAFSAVAAMEGITQLTSGKLISLSEQELVDCDVNGEDQGCEGGLMDNAFDFINQNHGLSTEANYPYTGVDGTCNAQKEASHAASITGHEDVPANSESALLKAVAGQPISVAIDASGSDFQFYSSGVFTGTCGTSLDHGVTAVGYGVGDDGTKYWLVKNSWGAQWGEEGYIRMQRDIDAPEGLCGIAMLASYPTA; encoded by the exons ATGGAGTTCACTAACCTCGGAAAATGTCTCTCTTTGGCCTTGATCCTCGTTGTGTTTGGGGCCTGGTCCTCTGAAGCCACTTCTCGCACTCTCCAAGATGCCTCAATGTATGGGAGATTCGAGCTATGGTTGGCTCGTTATGGACGTGTCTACAATGACATTAACGAGAAGGAGAAGCGCTTCCAGATATTCAAGGAAACTGTAGCATATGTAGAATCATCCAACAATGATGCAAGCAAGCCTTACAAGTTAAGTGTCAATCAATTTGCAGACCTTTTGAATGAAGAATTTATTGCCTCGAGAAATCGATTCAAGGGGCATGAATGTTCCACAAAGACCACTTCTTTCAAGTATGAAAACGTTACTGTGCCAGCCACTGTGGACTGGAGACAGAAAGGAGCTGTAACCCCAGTCAAAGATCAAGGCCAATGTG GATGCTGTTGGGCTTTCTCAGCTGTTGCAGCCATGGAAGGAATCACTCAGCTTACATCCGGCAAACTGATCTCTTTGTCCGAACAAGAGTTGGTCGACTGTGATGTGAATGGTGAAGACCAAGGCTGTGAGGGTGGCTTGATGGACAATGCCTTTGACTTCATCAATCAAAATCACGGACTTAGTACTGAGGCTAATTACCCCTACACCGGTGTCGATGGTACATGCAATGCACAGAAGGAAGCAAGCCATGCAGCATCAATAACTGGCCACGAAGATGTGCCTGCAAATAGTGAAAGCGCCCTTCTTAAGGCCGTTGCCGGTCAGCCTATTTCTGTTGCCATTGATGCTAGTGGATCTGATTTCCAATTCTATTCTAGTGGTGTTTTCACTGGAACTTGTGGAACAAGCCTAGACCATGGTGTTACTGCTGTTGGTTATGGTGTTGGCGATGATGGGACTAAGTATTGGCTGGTTAAGAACTCCTGGGGGGCACAATGGGGTGAAGAAGGTTACATAAGAATGCAGAGAGATATTGATGCACCAGAAGGTCTTTGTGGTATTGCTATGTTAGCCTCTTACCCCACTGCATAA
- the LOC126797526 gene encoding senescence-specific cysteine protease SAG39-like, which produces MEFTKLGKCLSLALILVVFGAWFSEATSRTLQDAAMHGRYDQWMARYGRVYNDISEKEKRFQIFKETVAYVESSNSDVNKPYKLSVNQFADLTNEEFVASRNRFKGHECSTRITSFRYENVTVPASVDWRQKGAVTPVKDQGQCGCCWAFSAVAAMEGITQLTTGKLISLSEQELVDCDVNGEDQGCEGGLMDNAFDFINQNHGLSTEANYPYTGVDGTCNAQKEASHAASITGHEDVPANSESALLKAVAGQPISVAIDASGSDFQFYSSGVFTGTCGTSLDHGVTAVGYGVGDDGTKYWLVKNSWGAQWGEEGYIRMQRDVDAPEGLCGIAMAASYPTA; this is translated from the exons ATGGAGTTCACCAAGCTCGGAAAATGTCTCTCTTTAGCCTTGATCCTTGTTGTATTTGGGGCTTGGTTCTCTGAAGCAACTTCTCGCACTCTCCAAGATGCAGCAATGCATGGGAGATACGATCAATGGATGGCTCGTTATGGACGTGTCTACAATGACATTAGCGAGAAGGAGAAGCGCTTCCAGATTTTCAAGGAAACTGTTGCATATGTAGAATCATCCAACAGTGATGTAAACAAGCCTTACAAATTAAGTGTCAATCAATTTGCAGACCTTACAAATGAAGAATTCGTTGCCTCAAGAAATCGATTCAAGGGGCACGAATGTTCCACAAGGATCACTTCTTTCAGGTATGAAAACGTTACTGTGCCAGCTTCTGTGGACTGGAGACAGAAAGGAGCTGTAACCCCAGTCAAGGACCAAGGCCAATGTG GATGCTGCTGGGCTTTCTCAGCTGTTGCAGCCATGGAAGGAATCACTCAACTTACAACAGGTAAACTAATCTCTTTATCAGAGCAAGAGCTGGTGGACTGTGATGTGAATGGTGAAGACCAAGGTTGTGAGGGTGGCTTGATGGACAATGCCTTTGACTTCATCAATCAAAATCACGGACTTAGTACTGAGGCTAATTACCCCTACACCGGTGTCGATGGTACATGCAATGCACAGAAGGAAGCAAGCCATGCAGCATCAATAACTGGCCACGAAGATGTGCCTGCAAATAGTGAAAGCGCCCTTCTTAAGGCCGTTGCCGGTCAGCCTATTTCTGTTGCCATTGATGCTAGTGGATCTGATTTCCAATTCTATTCTAGTGGTGTTTTCACTGGAACTTGTGGAACAAGCCTAGACCATGGTGTTACTGCTGTTGGTTATGGTGTTGGCGATGATGGGACTAAGTATTGGTTGGTTAAAAACTCATGGGGCGCACAATGGGGTGAAGAAGGGTACATAAGAATGCAAAGAGATGTTGATGCACCGGAAGGCCTATGTGGTATCGCAATGGCAGCCTCTTACCCCACTGCCTAA
- the LOC126797525 gene encoding transmembrane 9 superfamily member 7, with protein MGRRISGLSSLLITALLLLISSAAHSFYLPGVAPRDFHTGDPLSIKVNKLSSTKTQLPYDYYYLKYCKPKQIENSAENLGEVLRGDRIENSVYVFKMREEQSCVVACRSKLDAEAARNFKEKIDDKYRVQMILDNLPVAVLRQRRDGSPSTTYEHGFSVGFKGNYAGSKEEKYFINNHLSFRVMYHKDPETDSARIVGFEVTPNSINHEYKEWDEQNTQLVTCNKDTKNLPPGSTVPQEVDKDKEIVFTFDVSFKESDIKWASRWDTYLLMNDDQIHWFSIINSLMIVLFLSGMVAMIMMRTLYRDIANYNQLDTQDEAQEETGWKLVNGDVFRAPINSNLLCVYVGTGVQILGMTLVTMIFALLGFLSPSNRGGLMTAMVLLWVFMGLFAGYSSARLYKMFKGTEWKRNTLKTAFMFPGILFAVFFVLNALIWGEKSSGAVPFGTMFALVCLWFGISVPLVFVGSYLGFKKPAVEDPVKTNKIPRQVPEQAWYMKPVFSILIGGILPFGAVFIELFFILTSIWLNQFYYIFGFLFIVFVILLITCAEITMVLCYFQLCSEDYHWWWRSYLTAGSSALYLLLYSAFYFFTKLEITKFVSGVLYFGYMLIVSYAFFVLTGTIGFYACFWFVRKIYSSVKID; from the exons ATGGGTCGGCGGATCTCCGGCCTTTCGTCCTTGTTAATAACCGCCCTGCTCCTCCTCATCTCCTCCGCCGCCCACTCCTTCTATCTTCCCGGCGTTGCTCCCCGCGATTTCCACACC GGAGATCCACTTTCTATCAAAGTGAACAAATTGTCTTCTACAAAGACTCAACTCCCATATGATTACTACTACTTAAAGTATTGCAAGCCCAAACAGATTGAAAACAGTGCAGAAAATCTTGGGGAGGTTCTCCGCGGCGATCGCATTGAGAATTCTGTATATGTT TTCAAAATGAGGGAGGAGCAATCTTGTGTGGTAGCTTGTCGATCAAAGCTTGATGCTGAAGCTGCAAGAAATTTTAAGGAAAAGATTGATGATAAATACAGAGTACAAAT GATTTTGGATAACCTTCCAGTTGCTGTCCTCAGACAAAGGCGGGATGGAAGTCCGTCCACTACTTACGAACATGGATTCAGTGTTGGATTCAAAGGAAATTATGCAGGG AGTAAAGAGGAAAAGTATTTTATCAACAACCACTTGAGCTTCAGAGTTATGTACCACAAAGATCCTGAGACTGACTCTGCCCGAATTGTTGGTTTTGAGGTTACTCCAAACAG TATCAATCATGAATATAAGGAATGGGATGAGCAAAATACTCAGTTGGTAACATGCAATAAAGACACAAAAAATCTACCTCCTGGAAGCACTGTTCCGCAAGAAGTTGACAAAGATAAAGAGATTGTATTCACATTTGATGTTTCCTTTAAG GAAAGTGATATCAAATGGGCATCTCGTTGGGACACATACCTGCTCATGAATGATGATCAGATCCACTGGTTCTCAATTATAAACTCTCTGATGATTGTCCTCTTCTTATCTGGTATGGTGGCTATGATCATGATGAGAACTTTGTACAGAGATATCGCCAACTATAATCAGTTGGATACACAAGATGAGGCTCAAGAAGAAACCGGATGGAAACTTGTGAATGGAGATGTTTTCAGGGCCCCTATCAATTCCAATTTACTTTGTGTCTACGTTGGTACAGGGGTTCAGATCTTGGGAATGACACTTGTAACTATGATATTTGCTTTGCTTGGGTTCCTATCTCCTTCCAACCGAGGGGGTCTTATGACGGCCATGGTTTTATTGTGGGTTTTCATGGGGTTATTTGCTGGTTATTCTTCTGCACGATTATACAAGATGTTCAAGGGTACAGAGTGGAAAAGGAATACCTTGAAGACTGCATTTATGTTCCCAGGAATTCTGTTTGCTGTCTTCTTTGTGCTAAATGCCCTAATTTGGGGGGAGAAATCTTCTGGAGCCGTGCCCTTTGGGACAATGTTTGCTTTGGTTTGCTTATGGTTTGGAATATCAGTGCCTTTGGTGTTTGTGGGCAGTTATTTAGGGTTCAAAAAGCCAGCTGTTGAAGACCCTGTAAAGACTAACAAAATTCCACGGCAGGTACCAGAACAGGCCTGGTATATGAAACCAGTCTTCTCAATACTTATTGGTGGAATTCTTCCATTTGGAGCTGTTTTCATTGAGCTGTTCTTTATCTTGACATCAATTTGGCTGAACCAGTTCTACTACATTTTCGGGTTCCTTTTCATCGTGTTTGTCATCCTTTTGATCACTTGTGCGGAGATAACAATGGTGCTCTGCTACTTCCAGTTGTGCAGTGAAGACTACCACTGGTGGTGGAGATCATACCTGACCGCAGGTTCATCTGCCCTCTACCTTCTCCTGTACTCTGCCTTCTACTTTTTTACTAAGTTGGAGATCACAAAGTTTGTTTCTGGCGTCCTTTACTTTGGATACATGTTGATCGTTTCGTATGCTTTCTTTGTCTTGACCGGAACTATTGGTTTCTATGCGTGCTTCTGGTTTGTTCGGAAGATCTACTCCTCTGTGAAGATCGACTGA
- the LOC126798257 gene encoding WD-40 repeat-containing protein MSI4-like, translating into MRGKGTEPSVNERYTQWKSLVPVLYDWLANHNLVWPSLSCRWGPQIDQATYKTRQRLYLSEQTDGSVPNTLVIANCEIVKPRVAAAEHISQFHEEARSPFVKKYKTIIHPGEVNRIRELPQNSKIVATHTDSPDVLIWDIEAQPNRHAVLGATDSRPDLLLTGHQDNAEFALAMCPSEPFVLSGGKDKSVILWSIHDHISSLASDPASARSPGSGGSKAKHASKGGGSIDKPTNSPSVEPRGTYQGHEDTVEDVQFCPSSAQEFCSVGDDSCLILWDARSGSSPVVKVEKAHDADLHCVDWNPNDVNLILTGSADNSVHMFDRRNLTSGGVGSPIHKFEGHNAAVLCVQWCPDKSSVFGSSAEDGLLNIWDYEKIYKKQEAVGSKLPIAPAGLLFRHAGHRDKVVDFHWNTSDPWTIASVSDDCGSTGGGGTLQMWRILDMIYRPEEEVLAELDKFKSHLLTCSA; encoded by the exons atgagaggGAAAGGTACAGAGCCGTCGGTGAACGAGCGTTACACGCAGTGGAAGTCGCTGGTGCCTGTGCTCTACGACTGGCTCGCCAACCACAATCTCGTCTGGCCTTCTCTCTCCTgcag atgGGGTCCGCAGATAGATCAAGCTACTTACAAGACTCGGCAGCGGCTTTATCTTTCCGAACAG ACCGACGGAAGTGTGCCTAATACTCTTGTCATTGCAAACTGTGAAATTGTTAAGCCTAGGGTGGCAGCTGCAGAGCACATATCACAG TTCCATGAAGAAGCACGCTCTCCTTTTGTTAAGAAGTATAAAACTATAATACATCCTGGAGAG GTAAACAGAATCAGGGAACTCCCACAGAATAGTAAGATAGTGGCCACACACACTGACAGTCCTGAT GTTCTCATTTGGGATATTGAGGCTCAACCTAATCGTCATGCAGTCCTGGGAGCTACCGATTCCCGCCCAGATCTG CTATTGACAGGACATCAAGATAATGCTGAATTTGCTCTTGCTATGTGCCCCTCAGAACCCTTTGTACTCTCTGGAG GGAAGGACAAGTCAGTGATTTTGTGGAGTATTCATGATCATATCTCGTCTCTAGCATCAGATCCTGCGTCTGCAAGGTCTCCAGGATCTGGTGGTTCAAAAGCTAAACATGCCTCTAAGGGTGGAGGGAGTATTGACAAACCCACAAACAGCCCCTCCGTTGAGCCACGAGGTACCTATCAAGGGCATGAGGATACTGTTGAAGATGTACAGTTCTGCCCATCCAG TGCACAGGAGTTCTGCAGTGTTGGTGATGATTCTTGCCTCATACTATGGGATGCTAGATCTGGCAGTAGTCCAGTTGTCAAG GTTGAGAAAGCTCATGATGCTGACCTTCATTGTGTTGATTGGAATCCTAATGATGTCAATCTCATTCTTACAGG gTCCGCCGATAATTCTGTTCATATGTTTGACCGCCGGAATCTCACTTCTGGAGGAGTTGGATCACCCATACATAAGTTTGAGGGCCACAATGCGGCTGTTCTCTGTGTTCAG TGGTGTCCTGACAAGTCCTCTGTCTTTGGAAGTTCTGCTGAGGATGGCCTATTGAACATCTGGGATTATGAAAAG ATTTATAAGAAGCAAGAAGCTGTTGGATCGAAGCTGCCAATTGCTCCTGCAGGATTGCTTTTCCGACATGCTGGTCATAG GGACAAGGTTGTTGATTTTCATTGGAATACATCTGATCCCTGGACAATCGCAAGTGTTTCTGATGATTGTGGAAGTACTGGAGGAGGCGGCACACTTCAg ATGTGGCGAATATTAGATATGATTTACAGGCCTGAGGAAGAGGTGCTGGCGGAGCTTGACAAGTTCAAATCTCACCTGTTGACATGTTCTGCTTGA